ggcactagatggagctgtagtCCTGCGTGgaactggagctgtgggcactagatggagctgttgtgctgtgtgaagATGGAGCagtggacactagatggagctgttgtgctgcgtggagatggagctgtgggcactagatggagctgttgtgctgcgtggagatggagctgtgggcactagatggagctgttgtgctgtgtggagctggagccgttgggactagatggagctgttgtgctgcgtgcagCTAGAGTCACTGTTagaatttaaaaaaacggcgttgGGTCCCCCCCATTTTGGACAACCGGCCTTgctaagctcacagctgggggctgctattctcagactggtaagaggccattgatatagcccccagcctaaaaacagcagcccgcagctgcagaaaaggtgcatctataagacacctctccattactaatcctatagttgaacttgtaatgttaaataaagacagaGACAGAATAAaggcttttatttgaaataaatacagacccctttaaagttctaaattaaaccatactttaaCACCTAATTCCCCAATGCCCTCGAtcccctgtaataaaataaaataataaatcagcAATATACCATAACTCCTCATCGctgtgtcccacgccgtaatccatatctgggggatataaaattttcaaccaggacggtgccaagatgcgaccgacccagctgaaaaccactggtgaatgagatgctgagagcgCAGTATAATtccccagcggtgacatcatcacggcCAGGctaaactgcggtgacctcaggactgtGGGAAAAAGCTtgtgcattttcccacggtccagagttgACCGCAGTTCAGGCTGGCTGAGAGGTTTTCAGctgggatggtcacatcttggcaccatccatgtTGAAAattgtatatcccccagatatggattactgcgtgggacccaACTTCACACAGATATGgtatattgttgatttattattttacttttatttcaggagatcgagggctttgcaggAATTACTTGGGGTTgtaagtatagtttaattaagaataatatagtctgtgtttctttcaaataaaggattttttattcagtcgccatgacagcacaacgagagaggggatccgcccttcagggacaggaaacctacagacataaaaagggcggcacctctctcccacgtcagtttggtttcctgtccctgacagcggaacctcttgcagacaggccctgacaagagggtcgaagtaagaagactccccactcctggcggcccggtacaggtagcgggggtcccctacctcggcccgtccagggggcaggaagcaccacacggcaggggcactgcgcggtgtaggtgacagcaggaggaagcagcctctgatAGGCTAGCTTCTCAGGCAACCGCACATACCTATGGAGGTGCTTGGCAACTCAGGGTCCCGGGAGTCATGGCTGGTCCGGGCGgggacgcggcattggtccggggggtttgctggcgtcctggtccgcgtgtcggcttggcgccgccgcTGCGTCCTGAAGGGGGCGTGTCCGAATGACGCGGCGggcggcgcggccggatgacgcggctgggcatgcgcagtagcgtcatctccggctaatggcggcgcccagctgcgggatcagtctgggcttcagggaggggtagcgcagcacagcggcagacggtttaatggccacctgggattccctgctggcccccatccgggggcggtaccttgggggtatttaatgcggcaagctgggataatcagagttcctcacccattccataatggagtcgccagaaggaactaccagccagcagcagcaggagccgcagcagctgtcagataagcctcgtagaagctcccagcgtcggtctagtggcagtagccgcgctggtggagctaaggaggcacggatctctataccaaaatcctcagcccgtaaagatttgccggcttcgaaggatcccccatctacggtaccactcattactggacggggtaagtgagcttcgtgaaagtccacttagtgatggttgtgttccccttgtcttttttcctctatcaggggaggaaaagtttgtccaaagccaaacataggcagtgtgccgaatgtgcagagccgcttccagatggacatttgaggaagttatgtaaaatatgtattcaacgtttactggaggaggaggcgcctgatctaacctctacaataagagagatggtgagacaggaaattaaaggtgccgaGAGATCCAAATCTCGGGGGGCAGAAGCTaaaaggtcatcccctttatctgaggtagattcggattcgggtgagctgagctcagggtctcttccgtccacttcctcctctgaggatcaggagtctgctcgagcctgtttgtccctagaaagggttaaccatctggtcaaagcagttaacagcacaatggggatagaagatacccaatcggaatgttccattcaggatgttatgttcaggggtattgagcgaaaatcccgaagagcctttccagtgattgacaagatcaaatcgttaatctcaaaagaatggaagaaaccagaaaggaaggggtcgcttccgccagcctttaaaagacggtatccctttgaagaagcggcttcgtcctcatgggataaagtcccgaagttggatgcggcagtcgctaaggcatgcaaaaagtcgtctctccccttcgacgacttgggaaatttgaaagacccgttagataggaaagccgacatcttccttaagggagcttgggagacttcagcagggtctctgaggccagccattgcagccacttgtaccgctcgatccttgatggtttggttgggtcacctcgaagatcagctcagagataaagtccctaggtcggaaatattgtcctctatgtccacaatccaggatgccgcagccttcctctcagatgcttcagcagattcggtcaggttggccgccaggtcctcggcattatccaatgcagccaggagagcactatggataaaatgctggccaggggacttacaagctagaacaaaattatgtagcattccttgtgaaggagctcacttgttcggaccagtcctagacgagctattggaaaaagcaggggatagtaaaaaacgctttcccttcctaggaagacccttctacagacgggactataatagaggatggtccaaccgcagaagaccatatagagactccaacagagaatctactagatatgacaacagcagaagaaggggtagaggatttatgtttaatccttcacgagaggttaagaaaccacaatgactagcggaccaggtggggggtaggctttcggccttctacccagcctgggtgcagattacaaacaatccatggattctaggcattgtggagaaaggcctaaccttagacttccaccatactcctcgggacaaatttatgttaacacctgttcgttcctcctctacagagcagttggcactagagtctgaggtccgggagctccaacagaagaatgttctagtcagagtccctgcaggcgaggaaggtagggggttttattcccctctgttcctggtcaaaaaacctgatggttcatatcgcaccattattaatttaaaaggcctgaataattttctgttcataccctccttcaaaatggagtcggttaagacagcaataaaattactctttcaccactgttttatggttgtcttagatctcaaagacgcctattaccatgtaccaattcatattgatcatcagagatttcttagggtggcggtctcactagctggcacagtagaacactttcaatatcaggcacttccgttcggagtcgcagttgcacccagggtgttcacaaaaatcatggtggaggttatggcgcacttgcatgaacaggatatattaatagtcccgtacctggatgatttgctaattgtgggtcattctgagtcgcattgctcagaccaactacagaaagttatggatgcgttacacaaattgggctggatgatcaatataaaaaaatcgcgccttcagcccctaaaagtacaagaattcctgggatatgttatagactctagtcagcaggaatgtcgcctgccggacacaaAGGTTGCGAAGATTAAGCatttggtcaccagggcaataaataatcccttagtatcagtcagaagtgcgatgtcaatcttgggttctcttacatcctgcatcccggcagttctctgggcacagttccacacgagggctttacagtgggacgtgttacacaattcccgtcgcctaaatgctcacctcgacagtaaattcacactttctgcggagactgtacattcgcttggttggtggactcacacttcgaatttacacaggggggtcccttggataaatcacatatctagggtgctgactacggacgctagccccaaagggtggggggctcacttaggggaggattggattcagggactatggtctctgtctgaacaggactcttcctccaacttgaaagaactgttggcagtaaaacatgccttaaatagattccttgtacccctacagggtcgacacgtcaggcttttgtcagacaatcgggtaactgtggcctacattaatcgtcaaggtggcacgcgatccagtacattgatggaggtcgcaaatcatatctttcaggtggccgaagtacatcttctctccctgacggcgcttcatataaaaggaagtatcaacaccaaagccgactatctaagccgcaacatgctcagacagggggagtggtcgttaaatccagccattttcagtcagatcatccagttatggggttgtccggagatagacctttttgccaacagagggaacaaaaaattacatcaattctgctccctaaatccaaaagacaacccatacgctgtggacgctctgctgatatcttggcacttcaggctcgcgtatgcttttccccctctaaatctaattcccctagtcctgaggaagatttgggaggacaaggcccgggtaatcttggtagctccattttggcccaagagggcttggtttccttggctgagaaagatgtctgtctgccaaccatggattcttccagagctaccagatctgctctcccagggaccaatcctccatcctcaagtagccaacttacacctagcggcatggaacttgagaggtccttactgagggggaaaggattctctcagaatctggttaatactctccttaaaagtagaaaaccatctacaacgggcatttatgtgagagtatggagaaaatttttatctttttcaggggctcaaattgaccaagaaccatgtattaaccaggttcttgaatttttacaaaaaggcctggaaatgggcttggccacaagtactcttagagttcaggtgtcagcgctgggagcgttatataatcttaatttagccagtaatcactggattgctagattctttaaagcagtcaccaggtctagaccaattattaaacaaaggttagtcccatgggacctaaatttggtactctcagccctgacgcaagccccattcgagcccattgatactattcctgtgaagatcctgtcaatcaaaacagccctgttagttgctctcacatctgctaggagggttagtgatctgcaggcactctccagacatccaccatacatgcaagttagggaggatagggtcatattaaaacccgatcccctatatctgcctaaagttgcgtctaaatttcacagggttcaggaggtagtccttccctccttttgctccaatcctactaacgataaagaacgtaaattccattgcttagatgtgaggagatgcctccttagatatattacagtttcagattcctggaaaaaagataactctttatttgtagcctatcaaggggtaaggaaaggtcttagagtatctaaaaacactctagccagatggattagggaggcaatctctctcgcttataccgcaggtggcaacgaagttccagatggtataaaggcacactccacgcgagccatggcatcttcctgggcggagaggtcagaagtgtcaatcgaagacatatgtaaggcggccacatggtcttccccttctacctttcttagacattacagattagatctgggtagttcctcagaccttacgtttgggagaagagtgctagaagctattatccccccctaaatctttcgtctctgaaagtctctcgttgtgctgtcatggcgactgaataaatacgtacgctactcacctggtagcagtgttttttcaggagccatgacagcacccttagattccctaccctatatttttggatgatgcaacaccctgttaatcttgagttaaagtttatgttcacttgcataataaaaagtattcatgtatatactgcatctgtgttattaaccaaggtggtcctctcatgctctggaaacaactgacgtgggagagaggtgccgccctttttatgtctgtaggtttcctgtccctgaagggcggatcccctctctcgttgtgctgtcatggctcctgaaaaaacactgctaccaggtgagtagcgtacgtatattctggctgtgtatttaccatagaaatataggattagcaatggataggcatcttattgacgcttctccattactaagcccatgggcttgatgtcaccagacaaaacaaaggtgacatcaaccccacaaatatgaaccccacttgccaccgctacagagcaagtgggaagagccaaccaaagtgccagaattggtgcaccttagagctgcaccttttctggggtggctgagagctgatgtttttagctgggtagaccagtatccatggccccttcttatgctattaatatcagcgcacagctgtcttcatagcctttgcttgttattaattatagggggaccccacgtcatttttgtt
The Ranitomeya imitator isolate aRanImi1 chromosome 3, aRanImi1.pri, whole genome shotgun sequence genome window above contains:
- the LOC138672484 gene encoding lamina-associated polypeptide 2, isoforms alpha/zeta-like; protein product: MESPEGTTSQQQQEPQQLSDKPRRSSQRRSSGSSRAGGAKEARISIPKSSARKDLPASKDPPSTGRKSLSKAKHRQCAECAEPLPDGHLRKLCKICIQRLLEEEAPDLTSTIREMVRQEIKGAERSKSRGAEAKRSSPLSEVDSDSGELSSGSLPSTSSSEDQESARACLSLERVNHLVKAVNSTMGIEDTQSECSIQDVMFRGIERKSRRAFPVIDKIKSLISKEWKKPERKGSLPPAFKRRYPFEEAASSSWDKVPKLDAAVAKACKKSSLPFDDLGNLKDPLDRKADIFLKGAWETSAGSLRPAIAATCTARSLMVWLGHLEDQLRDKVPRSEILSSMSTIQDAAAFLSDASADSVRLAARSSALSNAARRALWIKCWPGDLQARTKLCSIPCEGAHLFGPVLDELLEKAGDSKKRFPFLGRPFYRRDYNRGWSNRRRPYRDSNRESTRYDNSRRRGRGFMFNPSREVKKPQ